One stretch of Diabrotica undecimpunctata isolate CICGRU chromosome 5, icDiaUnde3, whole genome shotgun sequence DNA includes these proteins:
- the LOC140440716 gene encoding uncharacterized protein — protein sequence MANVPCQLVIVSEDPINLPIKDAFVIVKQLFMYGVKDVSLKGDRIFVHLTYSPNNKTLKKKFGYLPLRYMRVKVENDKEFQVLENICKKYRFNLLDDEVEEFEKYQQQRQLVGTKRPYLPPPPPHFGHSSKYSNPTSPPATSNDDDDDDPQPSPTKKRKVTTKTTTTQNQDIVDLEELNMEDFLSQK from the exons ATGGCCAATGTACCATGCCAGTTGGTTATTGTATCTGAGGATCCAATTAACCTACCAATAAAGGACGCCTTTGTAATTGTGAAGCAGTTATTTAT GTATGGCGTAAAGGACGTTTCCCTTAAGGGAGACAGAATATTTGTCCATCTTACATACTCGCCGaataacaaaacattaaaaaaaaaatttggataCCTTCCATTAAGATACATGAGAGTTAAAGTGGAAAATGATAAAGAGTTCCAGGTGCTGGAAAATATATGTAAGAAATACCGTTTTAACCTCCTAGATGATGAGGTGGAGGAGTTTGAAAAGTACCAACAACAAAGACAGTTGGTGGGGACAAAAAGGCCATATCTTCCTCCCCCTCCCCCTCATTTTGGCCACTCGTCTAAGTATTCAAATCCAACTTCTCCACCTGCCACATCAAATGACGACGACGACGACGATCCTCAGCCATCCCCAACAAAAAAAAGAAAGGTGACGACGAAGACGACAACGACTCAAAACCAAGACATAGTGGATCTGGAAGAGCTGAACATGGAAGATTTTCTTAGTCAGAAATAG